The Zea mays cultivar B73 chromosome 7, Zm-B73-REFERENCE-NAM-5.0, whole genome shotgun sequence DNA segment TACTAGGTCATGTCACGGATGAAGTCGCTGTTCCTGCTCCATCTGAAGGAGGAGTTATGCGAGCAACAGGGGCACATTGTGAAGTATCTGTTCCGTGCAAAGATAAAAGGTGCTACTGCTGCGTTGGGGGTAGAATTGATGAGTGTTACCTAACAATGCCTTTCTGTAATTATGCCTGCTTCTAAACACAAACTAAGATCGCTATTGTTATACACAATGTAATAACGGTAGGCAATGCTATTAATAATATATAGAGGGATTTTTAATTTCGGTGTTGGGTTTTTCTTCGGACGCCAAAGAAATTCACGAAATTCAGTCAAAATCTCACCAGTTTTTTTAGAGGAATTAAAACATGAGGTATGCTTTTTCCCtaaaaaataataaagataatggTGGGATGTTTTGTGACTATACTCTTATTGAGTAAAAAACACGACCTTAGCATGACCGGGCATTAACAAGAAGACATTCTCACACAGGTCAAGAAAACTATCGAACCAGTGTTCTACTTATACACAGCGATACCATAGCCCATGTGAGAAACGACCGCGACCAGGATCGAGAtattagacctgtgctttggcgtgggataGGCGAGAGGATCTCACGCAGGT contains these protein-coding regions:
- the LOC103632059 gene encoding protein MATERNALLY EXPRESSED GENE 1-like; this encodes MEYRKRVDALVFFSFLLVGYFAAHAYDEKGHVTDEVAVPAPSEGGVMRATGAHCEVSVPCKDKRCYCCVGGRIDECYLTMPFCNYACF